A stretch of the Vitis vinifera cultivar Pinot Noir 40024 chromosome 16, ASM3070453v1 genome encodes the following:
- the LOC100245331 gene encoding C-type lectin receptor-like tyrosine-protein kinase At1g52310, whose product MEGKLVRLQFPLLVISCLVFQLRASDAILHESRRSLESRKEALCPPDWITGPDKNKCFRYIGNPQSWDVSEAYCKSLGGHLAALTSFQELSSVQNLCGESNNGCWVGGRGVNSTFGAGWKWSDNTSHWNESIFPNCTNSSCHIKNSVDSCTLVTNGSTFLIGERCNMSHASICMIDIENKCYHMHCHKEYLIILAVVSGLILSTTLAVVIWLLAYRRSKRRRRSRKLSNPAASALVPPSWKVFTNEELRSITKNFSEGNRLLGDAKTGGTYSGLLPDGSRVAVKRLKRSTFQRKKEFYSEIGRVARLHHPNLVAVKGCCYDHGDRYIVYEFIINGPLDRWLHHIPRGGRSLDWAMRMKIATTLAQGIAFLHDKVKPHVVHRDIRASNVLLDEEFGAHLMGVGLSKFVSWEVMHQGTVMAGGTYGYLAPEFVYRNELTTKSDVYSFGVLLLEIVSGRRPAQAVDSVGWQSIFEWATPLVQSHRYPELLDPLISSSSADIPEAGVIQKVVDLVYACTQHVPSMRPRMSHVVHQLQQLAQPPIAK is encoded by the exons ATGGAAGGGAAGCTGGTGCGTCTGCAGTTTCCTTTGCTGGTGATTTCTTGCCTTGTATTCCAGCTCCGTGCCTCAGATGCT ATCTTGCATGAATCACGGCGGTCACTTGAGTCTAGGAAGGAAG CATTGTGCCCTCCTGATTGGATCACTGGCCCAGATAAGAATAAGTGCTTTAGGTATATAGGAAACCCTCAATCATGGGATGTATCGGAGGCCTACTGTAAAAGTTTAGGGGGACACTTGGCAGCACTGACATCATTCCAAGAACTAAGCTCTGTTCAAAATCTATGTGGTGAGAGCAACAATGGCTGCTGGGTTGGAGGGAGAGGTGTCAACTCTACTTTTGGTGCTGGTTGGAAGTGGTCTGACAATACATCACATTGGAATGAATCAATCTTTCCCAATTGCACCAACTCTTCATGCCACATAAAAAATTCAGTTGATTCTTGTACACTGGTGACAAATGGATCCACTTTTCTCATTGGTGAGAGATGCAACATGTCTCATGCTTCTATATGCATGATTGATATAG AGAACAAATGTTACCACATGCACTGCCACAAGGAATATCTTATTATCCTTGCAGTTGTTAGTGGGTTGATCCTCAGCACGACATTAGCTGTTGTGATTTGGCTCCTTGCATATAGGCGTAGCAAGAGGCGTAGAAGATCTCGCAAACTCTCTAATCCAGCAGCATCTGCATTAGTTCCCCCTTCATGGAAGGTTTTCACGAATGAGGAACTGAGGTCAATTACAAAGAATTTCAGTGAAGGAAACCGGCTTCTTGGAGATGCCAAAACAGGTGGCACGTATAGCGGGCTTCTACCTGATGGATCAAGGGTGGCGGTTAAAAGGCTGAAGAGGTCTACTTTCCAGAGGAAAAAGGAGTTCTATTCTGAGATTGGAAGGGTTGCTAGGCTACACCATCCAAATTTGGTTGCTGTGAAAGGGTGCTGCTATGACCATGGTGACCGCTACATTGTTTATGAGTTTATAATCAATGGACCCTTGGACAGGTGGCTACACCACATACCAAGGGGAGGCAGAAGTTTGGATTGGGCCATGAGAATGAAAATTGCCACAACTCTTGCACAAGGAATTGC GTTTCTGCATGACAAGGTGAAGCCACATGTTGTACATCGGGATATACGAGCAAGTAATGTACTGCTTGATGAAGAGTTTGGTGCACACCTAATGGGGGTTGGCCTCTCAAAGTTTGTTTCTTGGGAAGTGATGCATCAGGGGACAGTAATGGCCGGTGGGACGTATGGATACCTTGCTCCAGAATTTGTGTACAGAAATGAGCTTACAACCAAAAGTGATGTTTACAGTTTTGGAGTGCTGCTGCTTGAAATTGTGAGTGGACGTAGGCCTGCACAGGCAGTTGACTCAGTAGGTTGGCAAAGTATATTTGAATGGGCCACACCTCTGGTGCAGTCTCACCGCTATCCCGAGCTTTTGGACCCTCTcatatcttcttcttctgctgATATTCCAGAAGCTGGTGTCATTCAGAAGGTAGTGGACCTTGTGTATGCCTGCACACAGCATGTCCCATCTATGCGTCCCAGAATGTCCCACGTCGTCCATCAACTGCAACAGTTGGCTCAGCCACCTATTGCCAAGTAA